A region of the Nocardia asteroides genome:
CGGCCGAGGTGTACACCATGAGGCGGGCGGCCTCGATCTTCATCGCCATGTCGGCGAGCATGAACTGGGTGTTCTGGAAGTCGGCGATCGACTTGCCGAACTGCTTGCGGTCCTTGGTGTAGGCGATGGCCGCGTCCAGCGCGCCCTGGGCGAGGCCGACGGCCTGCGCGCCGATGGTGGGGCGGGTGTGGTCGAGGGTCTGCAGCGCGGTCTTGAAACCGGTGCCCGGCTCGCCGACGATGCGGTCACCCGGCACCCGGCAGTTCTCGAAGTACAGCTCGGCGGTGGGCGAGCCCTTGATGCCGAGCTTGTGCTCCAGCGGGCCGACCACGAAACCTTCGTCGTCCTTGTGCACCAGGAAGGCGGAGATGCCGTTGGCGCCCTTCTCCGCGTCGGTCACCGCCATCACGGTGTACCAGGATGACTTGCCGCCGTTGGTGATCCAGCACTTGGAGCCGTTGATGATCCAGTCGTCACCCTCTTGCTTGGCGCGGGTGCGCATGCTCGCCGCGTCGGAGCCCGCTTCGCGTTCCGACAGCGCGTAGGAGGCCATCTCGCCGTTGACGATGTCGGCCAGCACCTTCTGCTTCAGCTCCTCGGAGCCGTTCAGGATCAGGCCCATCGTGCCGAGCTTGTTGACGGCGGGAATCAGCGAGGACGAGCCGCACACGCGGGCGACCTCTTCGATGACGATGCAGGTGGCCACCGAGTCCGCGCCCTGGCCGCCGTAGGCCTCGGGCACGTGCACGGCGTTGAAGCCGGAGGCGTTCAGCGCGGCCAGCGCCTCCTCCGGGAAGCGGGAGTTGCCGTCGACGTCCTTGGCGTGCGGGGCGATCTCCTTCTCCGCCAGAGCGCGGATCGCGGCGCGCAGCTCATCGTGGAAGTCCTCGAGCTTGAACAGGTCGAAATCGGGGTTTCCCGCCATCGGGTTCACTCCTGGTCGTCGGTGGTGATCGCTGATTCCCGCCGAGTGGAGTCAGCGCATCGGCACTCAGTGCCACATCATGGTCGAGTATACGCGCAAGAACGCTGACCACGTGCAGATATTACGTGGCACTCAGTGTCAGATCGGTCGCAATCCGATCCGCCTCAGAGAGTACCGAGCTTCCGGACCAGCAGGTCCGCGATCTGCCTGGGTGGGACATCGCGCGGGAAGACTGCGACGACCAGATCCTCGGCATTCGCGGCACGCCCGGCACCGCGCGGGATCGCGGCCAGCTCCACCCGCAGGTCGGCGGCGCCCGCGTCCGACTCGCCCCGCACCATCCGGCGCAACAGATAGTTGTGCGTCGCCGTGACGGCCGCGGTGAACTGCACTCGCGCCAGATCCGGGGCCTCCGGCAGCCGCTCCCGCAAGAAGTCGGTGAACAACCGTTCGTAGCGGAACACCGTGACGATCTCCCGCTCACGCAGCGCGGGCACCCGGCGCACCACCTGATACCGCCGCGCCGCGATCTCCCGCCACTGCGTGAACCGCTCGAATACCAGCACCACCGCCGCGCACACCGCCTCCCAGGGGTCCTCGCGCGACGCGGATAGGAATTCCGCCGCCTGCGCGAGCTGCGACTCGTGATCGGCGAAGATCACGTCCTCCTTCGACCGGAACTGCCGGAAGAACGTCCGCCGCGAGATCCCCGCCGCCTCCGCGATCTCGTCCACCGTCGTCGCCTCGTACCCCTTCTCGGCGAACAACCGCAGCGCCTGATCCACCACCGTCAGCCGAAAATGCGCGGTGTCGTCGTCTCCCCGCATCCGAGCGATATCCCCTGTAGTCACGCACCAACCGTAGCCAGCGGCCGAAGGTAGGAATCCTCCTGCCGGTCACCTCAGTGGCGGGAAGTCGCCGACGCTCCGGGCATCGGATGCCACCGCCGGCCGGCTTGCCGCTCGATGCGGGTCAGCTGGCGAGGGTGGCGTGCTGCGGGCCGGTGGGTGCGTCGCGCACCGCGCCGTTGGCGGCACGACGCGCGCGCGACCCGCCGACCAGGCAGAGTGCGACACCGAGCGCGAGCCAGGCCAGCAGGACGATGACGGCTTGGGTGGCGCCGCGTCCGTCGAAGAAGGCGGTGGAGCGCAGCAACCTGCCGCCCGCGCCGGGCGGCAGCAGCTGGCCGAACGCGCCGGACCAGCCGGGCAGCATCTCCGGCGCGGTCGCGGCACCCGACAG
Encoded here:
- a CDS encoding acyl-CoA dehydrogenase, producing MAGNPDFDLFKLEDFHDELRAAIRALAEKEIAPHAKDVDGNSRFPEEALAALNASGFNAVHVPEAYGGQGADSVATCIVIEEVARVCGSSSLIPAVNKLGTMGLILNGSEELKQKVLADIVNGEMASYALSEREAGSDAASMRTRAKQEGDDWIINGSKCWITNGGKSSWYTVMAVTDAEKGANGISAFLVHKDDEGFVVGPLEHKLGIKGSPTAELYFENCRVPGDRIVGEPGTGFKTALQTLDHTRPTIGAQAVGLAQGALDAAIAYTKDRKQFGKSIADFQNTQFMLADMAMKIEAARLMVYTSAARAERGEQNLGFISAAAKCFASDVAMEVTTNAVQLFGGAGYTTDFPVERMMRDAKITQIYEGTNQIQRLVMSRALLK
- a CDS encoding TetR family transcriptional regulator, with product MRGDDDTAHFRLTVVDQALRLFAEKGYEATTVDEIAEAAGISRRTFFRQFRSKEDVIFADHESQLAQAAEFLSASREDPWEAVCAAVVLVFERFTQWREIAARRYQVVRRVPALREREIVTVFRYERLFTDFLRERLPEAPDLARVQFTAAVTATHNYLLRRMVRGESDAGAADLRVELAAIPRGAGRAANAEDLVVAVFPRDVPPRQIADLLVRKLGTL